The Pyruvatibacter sp. HU-CL02332 genome includes a window with the following:
- a CDS encoding integration host factor subunit alpha: protein MSRTLTRANLSEAVYQEVGLSRNESADFVERVLEEISSSLEQGETVKVSSFGAFSVREKGGRVGRNPKTGEEVPIKPRRVLVFRPSHVLKDRVNKSAPRDDAPVADSPEVA, encoded by the coding sequence ATGAGTCGTACACTTACACGCGCAAATCTGAGCGAGGCCGTCTATCAGGAAGTCGGCCTTTCCCGCAATGAATCCGCTGACTTTGTCGAGCGGGTGCTGGAAGAGATTTCGTCCAGCCTTGAGCAGGGTGAAACCGTCAAGGTCTCATCCTTCGGCGCTTTTTCGGTGCGCGAAAAAGGCGGTCGTGTGGGACGTAACCCGAAAACGGGCGAAGAAGTCCCCATCAAGCCACGACGTGTACTGGTCTTCCGGCCAAGCCATGTGCTCAAGGACCGGGTCAACAAGTCCGCACCACGCGACGATGCGCCGGTTGCTGACAGTCCCGAAGTCGCCTAA
- a CDS encoding MerR family transcriptional regulator, translating into MNVQKSPDAFRTISEVAMDLDVPQHVLRFWETKFTQIKPLKRGGGRRYYRPEDVDLLRGIRTLLYHDGYTIKGVQKVFREQGVRHVSEIGREEYAAELAEAEAAGEGAEPLVEERVPATPAPASTQHVAPAPFPPVPLTEDQQIELELLLEELEGLKAKLENARAATWF; encoded by the coding sequence ATGAACGTGCAGAAGTCACCAGACGCTTTTAGAACCATATCCGAGGTCGCCATGGACCTTGATGTGCCTCAGCACGTGCTGCGTTTCTGGGAGACCAAGTTCACACAGATCAAGCCACTGAAGCGCGGCGGCGGCCGGCGCTACTACCGGCCTGAGGACGTCGATCTGCTGCGCGGCATTCGCACGCTGCTCTATCACGACGGTTACACAATCAAGGGCGTGCAGAAAGTCTTCCGCGAGCAGGGCGTACGCCATGTGAGTGAAATCGGCCGCGAGGAATACGCAGCGGAGCTGGCCGAGGCGGAAGCCGCCGGTGAGGGTGCAGAGCCGCTTGTGGAAGAGCGGGTGCCAGCCACACCTGCGCCCGCATCAACGCAGCATGTGGCTCCGGCGCCATTTCCACCTGTGCCGCTTACGGAAGATCAGCAGATTGAACTTGAGCTGCTTCTCGAAGAGCTGGAGGGCCTCAAAGCCAAGCTTGAGAACGCCCGCGCGGCGACGTGGTTCTGA